The following coding sequences are from one Archocentrus centrarchus isolate MPI-CPG fArcCen1 chromosome 4, fArcCen1, whole genome shotgun sequence window:
- the pdcb gene encoding phosducin b, protein MSDGLIELEETATHTGPKGVINDWRRFKLESMDQENLPPAKRELLRQMSSPNRVKDASRANLNRKMSVQEYELLKEEDEGCLKNYRKRCMQEMHDKLSFGPKFEGVYDLDSGEAFLEVIEKEHHSTVVVVHIYKNGIKGCEALNSCLDCLATEYPTVKFCRIDAVASGAAERFSDEYLPTLLVYKAGELLGNFLACTQHLNEEFFATDVEAFLNSYGLLPEKDLPRMEDDEENDVE, encoded by the exons ATGTCTGACGGGCTGATTGAATTGGAAGAGACCGCAACCCATACAG GTCCAAAAGGGGTCATCAATGACTGGAGGAGGTTTAAGTTGGAAAGTATGGACCAAGAAAATTTGCCTCCTGCAAAAAGGGAACTGCTGAGACAAATGTCATCCCCCAACAGAGTAAAAGATGCATCCAGAGCAAACCTTAACCGCAAG ATGAGTGTCCAAGAGTATGAACTGCttaaggaggaggatgaaggatgTCTAAAGAACTACAGAAAGCGGTGCATGCAAGAGATGCATGACAAGCTCAGCTTTGGGCCCAAGTTTGAAGGTGTGTATGACCTGGACAGTGGAGAGGCTTTCCTGGAAGTTATTGAAAAGGAGCATCACAGCACAGTTGTGGTTGTCCACATCTACAAGAATGGGATTAAAGGCTGTGAGGCACTCAACAGCTGCCTCGACTGCTTGGCCACTGAGTATCCCACCGTAAAGTTCTGCAGGATTGATGCCGTCGCCTCTGGTGCCGCCGAGCGATTCTCAGATGAGTATTTGCCCACACTGCTAGTGTACAAGGCTGGAGAGCTACTTGGAAACTTCCTGGCCTGCACACAGCACCTAAATGAGGAATTCTTTGCTACTGATGTGGAAGCTTTCCTCAACAGCTACGGCTTGTTGCCAGAAAAAGATCTGCCTCGGATGGAAGACGATGAAGAAAATGACGTTGAGTAA